ataaaattttGCGATTTTATTCTAAAACACTCACCGCAACAAACTTCGATTTTTTTACTGTCAAACGAGCAGCCGATGATGTGGACGAGGCTTCATACAATTTAGGTTTCGTGATCACAAACACCAACATCGGATACACTGAAAATGTTGGCCTCCCCACTCACATCTACGTATTTTCTAGGGAGCACTCGTATACATACACGCTAGGGCTAAAGCCTGTTCCAGTCACAATCTGGCTACATGGATTTAGTAAATTCTCaacaaaagaaagaggaacaaagctgctgctcacgTGTTCTGCTGTTCGATCACCTGGGATTCTACACATTTCTGTCTACTTGATAAAATAAAGTAGAAGAAACAAATCGCTATCAAAAGGTTCCCGATATCCATACTGGATACAGAACGATCGGTGATTTAAAATACCGATCGGACCGATTCTAACTGAAACAGGCTTTACGCGAGTGATTCGGTGTGCgtgaccgagcgaccgaccgaccgccgagAAAACCCTgaccaacaacacaacgccgattttttttcagaaCCGTGCAAACCCTCGAGGAGTAAGTGTCGTTCGGCCGTCTTGGCAACGTGGCGCAGCGAAAAGGATTGGAAGGAGTgtgagagggagcgagagaggtagagagcgagtgtgtatgtttgtcCGAAGGAAAGAGTGAGAAGTGACTAGCGCTAGCTCGATCGACAACGCGGATTCGAAAGTTTGAACGCGCCCCCCTAtcctcggccagcagcagcagcagcagagaaggagGACCCTGTGccaattttttgcttttcttcatCGCGCTTCAATCGAGGTTAACGTTGCAGAAATTGGAAAACGCTGCGTTTTTGAGGCTGGTGAAAATTGGCGAACAAGCAAGTCGACGACACACGAGCGGGAGTTGTGAGGCTGTGCGATTTTATCCAACACCAAATTTCAAGTTTCCGGCCAGGCTTCCGCCCAGGAAGCTCTTCTTCTCATCCCCCCCGCCAACACTCGACACCTGGCAGTGTGTGGTGCCGTAAGAGCCGTTTTTCTTCGCGAAATCCAACCACCCACAAAGCAGCCAgcctccccaccccacctcAGCCAgcccgaggacgaggagattACATCGCGTTTCCGTATGTGCTCTGCCCGGTCGCTtacgcatcaccaccaccaccgccaccgtcgcgcGTTCGCCGTTTCGCGAGAAAAGATCTATCTCCATCGACCCCCTCCGTGTGCCAGTTCCGTGAACCACCGACGAGAAGCGAGCAAATCTCGGTTGAATCTGTGAttattcgtttcttttttattttgttgctactgctaaaTTCTGGCTGACCTGTGTTATACCCACGAAAAGTGCGCGAAATTAGTGGTTTTGCTCAAATCAAAAGTTTCGTTTTGCCAATCGCGAGATCacgctagcagcagctgcaattTTCCAAGCAAATTATAGGCCCGAGGTCCGCGCTAGCAGCCATTTTTGAAATCGCGCACagtcgtgtgcgtgtgctgtgtttgtgcCGTGTGTCGTCAGTcagcccgtgcccgtgtgtgtccgtccactggcgtgtgtttgtgcgcgcgaGTCCGTCGTGTGAACAGAAAAACGCACCAACACGGCCGCAACGTGTTGGACGAACAGCGTAAGCACAAAGCGCGGCGTatgagtgtgcgtgtgggcAATTCGTAACCAAGTTACGTTGTGTGCGCTGCACCGTGTGCCTGCTGTGCGTTGCTTTTGAATGAGTTCGTTGccattgtgtgcgtgtactgTGCGCGTGTGAAAGGTTCCGTCTcttttgtttcattcgtttcTCGTTCCTGACTACGTTCCTACACCGACACGGTTTGTCCTTCGCCTGGCTCCGTTCCCGAGTCACCACCATATCGCAGCCTGGCACCATCCACCCCAAGTGTGTGATCCTTTTGAGATTCCGTGAATTCAACCTCCAGTCCAGCCAACCACCCGCGCGCAAGTGGTCTTCGCCTCTTCTTGCCCCAGTTTACCTTCGATTCgcgcttgtgcttgtgctttgTGATCatcgcccccttccccccgtcgggcaccaccatcatcacccctCGCGCCAGTGAGAGCTTCTTCGGTCGAATATCCGGTTCCGCGTGACGCAGCACttaaaagaggaagaaatagtggtggagaagcagaaggaggataGGCGAAACTGGTACGCACGACGCACGCAGTTTGTGAATGTTATTCGCACGTTGCGGGacgaaacagcagcacaaaggGAAATCGACGACGATACACCGTTGCCACGCCACctcggaagcagcagcgcctaccaagacgacgacgacgacgacgtcgagcattatcatcaccaccatcaccaacagcagcagcaacctgcgTCGTCCATCATGAGAACAGAGGTGAATTCGGCGGCCGACTTTGTGATGAATTTGCTGCGCGTGCGGAAGGCGAACCAGCTGTCGGAGAACCAGCTGCAGCATTTCAAGGGCTCGCTCGAGCAGATACTGACGCGCCACTTCCAGCGTCACTGGTACCCGGAAGTGCCGACGAAGGGGTCCGGCTTTCGGTGCCTGCGGATCAACGGCAAGATGGATCCGATCATCGAGAAGGCGGGCCACGCCGTCGGTCTGAATGCGGTCATCCTGCGCAAGCTGCTACCCCTCGAGCTGACCATCTGGATCGATCCGGACGAGGTGTCGTATCGTATCGGTGAAAACGGGACGATCTGCGTGCTGTACGATATCGCGCAGAGCCGTGCCAGCCCGTCGTCGGACCTCGATTCgacgggcagcagcaccgggatgAGCCCGTGCGATGAGTTCATCATGGAGCGTGTCGGGCGGCTGGATCTGTCCGTCTCGTCGGTGGACAGTGGCAACGGTAGCAGTGGTGGGGCGATCGCCGACTACTTGGAGCACAGCTCCACCAACGGCaaggcgcaccagcagcagcaccataacAACAAGTACAATCACAACAACCAATcgaacaaccaccatcatcaccataaccatggcaacaacaacagcaaccatcatcattacgctAAGCAGcgtcacagcaacagcatgagCTCGTCCTCGAGCGGACAAACTAGTCCCCCGTTGAGCCCACCGTACGGTGCGGCCAACGCCGCAGCCGCTGGCTACCTGAACTATCAGCAGCTGGCCAgataccaacagcagcagcagcagcagcaacaacagcagcagcagcagcagcagcagcaacagcagcaacaacagcagcagcagcagcagcatggaaatAGCTTCTATCCATCGGCTGCGGCCGTCCACCAGTCCCAGCAATACTTCCACTGGGACAACCAGTTCGTCAACAACAAAGTGCGAACTCAATGTTAAGCgcgcgcaacgacgacgacgaagtagAAGACAACATAGAGGTGCCCCCCGATCAACATCGatcacaaaccaaaccacccacgaccaccacaaccactacaccaccaccattacctaAATGCGTTTAACTTGATGGCCGCAGCATTACCCACCATCTCATCGCTACCACCGGAGGGTATAACGTAAGCTTGGGAACAGGGGtgagaagcaggagaaggagcatgCAGAAACGGATCTCTTATCATCCATTAGTACTTGGGATGAGgaagcgaagaggaagagggaacTTACGTGTGTTAATGCTGCGGTTCGGTTTTTACGTGCCGAGGAAGATCGCTTCAGTGAATTATTGCAAATGggcggagggagagagaaagagagatagaggtaCGCGAGCGTGAGGGGAATgcgaaacaagaagaagaaaaagtgtcTGTGTCTCATGCACATAGTGATCTCACGACGAGAGAGATCTTTCATCGTCGCCACGCCAAGATGaagaggtagcagcagcaacagcaacgccaggCGCCACCATATACTACGCGGTATGATGGTGGTTGCAGGACGCAAAACGAAAGCAGAGTTCCtagcaaagaagaagatgtgtatgtgtgtgtatgtgtgttataCATCCATAAGAAAAGCAGTGCGGGATGACAACGAGAGCACGAGAGGTCGACGATGACAACTGGCCGACGAAAGGAGGACGAGTTGATCAAGTTGTGATTgctatgacgacgacgacgacgacgatagcgacgatgcgatgcgatgcgatattGAGCGCGGTGTACCTTTAATCGAATAATTTACCCACACAGTGCAAATCCTAGGCTATGGTTAAAAGTAAtatccatgtttttttttcaaactgacgcaaacgaaagacaaaccagcaacagcagcagaagaagaagaggaaggaggaagaggaggagcagggggaggaaaggagggCAGAGCAAAGCGAGAGATGAGCGAAAGACACGGAAACAGAGGAgtcgatcgttcgtttcatGGTGATATTTCAAGGACAGggaagcagcaagcaagcgccGTCAGAAGTGATCTTCAAACACACAGTAAACACGCCATGAAGTTAAGAGTGTTGCAGTAATAGTAgtaggtagtagtagttgtagtagtccctagtgtcgtcgtgtgtcgtgGTAGACGAGTGGATGAGTTTGGGGTGTGATGCAGAGAGGGGCGCCATTGTTGGGGGTGAAACGATGGATTTAGCTGAGGAAGAAGGATGCCCGGGGGCACGCTCGATGCGGGGCGGTGCGGTGCCGGGCGTGTGACGCATTTCAATTGTGATCAATACTTATTTCAACACAAATGGCTTGTAATAATACCAGTAGTAAGCGAagcaagagggagagagggcgAGAACGAGtgcgggagaaagagagaaagtggatctaagaagaagagaaaattgtataaaaacaaagaaaaaaaaagaaaaccaacaacacagcaacaaacaTCTCGTAGTACAATGcaagaacgatgatgatgatgatgatgatgatgatcatgaggAAGAATGTCCGTACGATCCGATTaagcagtagcaggagtagTAGCAGATCGTACCGTTGAAAAAGATCTATGACAGGACACTTGGGCAGCGTCTC
The sequence above is a segment of the Anopheles darlingi chromosome 2, idAnoDarlMG_H_01, whole genome shotgun sequence genome. Coding sequences within it:
- the LOC125960148 gene encoding uncharacterized protein DDB_G0283357-like, translating into MRTEVNSAADFVMNLLRVRKANQLSENQLQHFKGSLEQILTRHFQRHWYPEVPTKGSGFRCLRINGKMDPIIEKAGHAVGLNAVILRKLLPLELTIWIDPDEVSYRIGENGTICVLYDIAQSRASPSSDLDSTGSSTGMSPCDEFIMERVGRLDLSVSSVDSGNGSSGGAIADYLEHSSTNGKAHQQQHHNNKYNHNNQSNNHHHHHNHGNNNSNHHHYAKQRHSNSMSSSSSGQTSPPLSPPYGAANAAAAGYLNYQQLARYQQQQQQQQQQQQQQQQQQQQQQQQQQQQHGNSFYPSAAAVHQSQQYFHWDNQFVNNKVRTQC